The proteins below are encoded in one region of Vigna radiata var. radiata cultivar VC1973A unplaced genomic scaffold, Vradiata_ver6 scaffold_380, whole genome shotgun sequence:
- the LOC106780057 gene encoding phosphoribosylformylglycinamidine cyclo-ligase, chloroplastic/mitochondrial — translation MSLSACAELSRCFAAAASAKPNSGKSNSTAATSLVVSSPIGRDGAVLSVSRSRKTSRIVVEASQGLTYRDAGVDIDAGAELVRRIAKMAPGIGGFGGLYPLGDSYLVAGTDGVGTKLMLAFETGIHDTIGIDLVAMSVNDIVTSGAKPLFFLDYFATGRLDVDVAEKVVKGIVDGCKQSDCVLLGGETAEMPGLYKEGEYDLSGCAVGIVKKDSVINGKNIVAGDVIIGLPSSGVHSNGFSLVRRVLAQSGLSLKDQLPGSNITIAEALMAPTVIYVKQVLDLISKGGVKGIAHITGGGFTDNIPRVFPEGLGALIYDGSWEVPAVFKWLQEAGKIEDSEMRRTFNMGIGMILVVSPEAANRILENRGQTDKFYRIGEIISGKGVTFS, via the exons ATGAGTCTTTCAGCATGCGCAGAGTTATCACGTTGTTTCGCCGCCGCGGCATCCGCGAAACCTAATTCCGGCAAGTCCAACTCCACAGCCGCAACAAGCCTCGTTGTAAGCAGTCCAATAGGTCGCGACGGTGCCGTTTTGTCAGTTTCTCGGTCGAGGAAGACCAGCAGAATAGTCGTGGAAGCTAGTCAAGGTCTTACTTATAGGGACGCCGGCGTGGACATCGATGCCGGTGCCGAACTCGTGCGCAGGATAGCGAAGATGGCGCCAGGGATTGGAGGCTTCGGCGGTTTATACCCTCTCG GTGATTCGTACCTCGTTGCCGGAACCGACGGCGTGGGAACGAAGCTGATGCTTGCGTTCGAAACTGGAATTCACGATACTATTGGGATTGATCTG GTTGCGATGAGTGTGAATGACATTGTGACTTCGGGGGCGAAGCCTTTGTTTTTCCTTGACTACTTTGCAACTGGCCGCCTTGACGTGGACGTGGCGGAAAAG GTTGTAAAAGGCATTGTTGATGGTTGTAAGCAATCTGATTGCGTTCTTTTAGGAGGAGAG ACTGCAGAGATGCCTGGTCTCTATAAAGAAGGTGAGTATGATCTTAGTGGCTGTGCAGTTGGAATTGTGAAGAAAGATTCTGTAATTAATGGGAAAAATATAGTTGCTGGTGACGTTATTATTGGTCTACCATCGAGTGGAGTTCACTCTAATGGTTTCTCACTTGTAAGAAG AGTACTTGCTCAAAGTGGTCTTTCACTGAAAGATCAGCTTCCTGGTAGCAATATTACAATTGCAGAGGCTTTGATGGCCCCAACTGTGATCTATGTCAAACAG GTACTTGATTTAATTAGCAAGGGAGGGGTGAAGGGAATTGCCCACATCACTGGTGGCGGTTTCACAGATAACATACCTCGAGTTTTTCCGGAAGGCCTCGGAGCATTAATATACGACGGCTCGTGGGAAGTGCCAGCAGTGTTTAAGTGGCTTCAGGAG GCTGGGAAGATAGAAGACTCTGAGATGAGACGGACTTTTAATATGGGCATAGGGATGATCCTGGTGGTTAGTCCAGAGGCAGCTAACAGAATACTCGAGAACAGAGGCCAAACAGACAAATTCTACCGTATTGGTGAAATTATAAGCGGCAAGGGAGTCACCTTCAGCTAA
- the LOC106780073 gene encoding protein trichome birefringence-like 14, which yields MKGGHIYSFKGRFIFLPLVTLVLFTTLMWTWERNPIIAMTLRSAQEWYNLPSAQAPIESVGTATLEKDVEKSATPSTENRTKIQLDTQVVATVDSIPADSPKSQYNQNFTPSSTSTGTPTLEKGGEKSITPTTPAESPKTQYNQNVTASSRSKVCNYAKGKWVADSRRPLYSGFNCKQWLSSMWSCRMTQRPDFSYEGYRWQPENCEMQEFNRSAFLKKMQDKTIAFIGDSLGRQQFQSLMCMATGGEESPEVQNVGWEYGLVKARGAIRPDGWAYRFPKTNTTILYYWSASLSDLQPLNISDKLSNVAMHLDRPPAFMSRFLHRFDVLVLNTGHHWNRGKLTANRWIMHVNGKPNEDKQIEVIANAKNLTIYSIARWLDLQLVSHPRLKAFFRTISPRHFFNGDWNTGGSCDNTIPLTNGSEVMQEGSTDTTIEGAIKGTKIKILDVTALSQLRDEAHMSRYNFRGTLNSSDCLHWCLPGIPDTWNELLVAQI from the exons ATGAAAGGAGGACATATTTATAGCTTTAAAGGGAGGTTTATTTTCCTGCCTCTGGTTACCCTTGTTCTATTTACTACATTAATGTGGACATGGGAGAGAAATCCAATAATAGCTATGACTTTAAGATCAGCTCAAGAATGGTACAACTTACCTTCAG CACAAGCCCCTATTGAATCTGTGGGAACCGCAACACTGGAAAAGGATGTGGAAAAATCCGCTACTCCCAGCAcagaaaatagaacaaaaattcAACTTGATACTCAGGTTGTGGCAACCGTGGATTCTATACCTGCAGACTCTCCAAAATCTCAATACAATCAAAATTTCACTCCTTCTTCCACAAGTACAGGAACTCCAACACTGGAAAAGGGTGGGGAAAAATCCATAACCCCAACCACACCTGCAGAATCTCCAAAAACTCAATACAATCAAAATGTCACAGCTTCTTCTAGAAGTAAAG TTTGTAATTATGCCAAGGGTAAGTGGGTTGCCGATAGCAGGAGGCCGCTGTATTCTGGGTTCAACTGTAAGCAATGGTTATCCTCAATGTGGTCATGTAGAATGACACAACGACCAGATTTCTCATATGAGGGATATCGCTGGCAACCGGAAAATTGTGAAATGCAAGAGTTTAACCGGTCTGCGTTCTTGAAAAA GATGCAGGACAAAACAATTGCTTTTATAGGAGATTCATTGGGCCGGCAACAATTTCAATCTCTAATGTGTATGGCCACTGGTGGGGAAGAGAGCCCAGAGGTTCAAAATGTGGGATGGGAGTATGGTTTGGTAAAAGCACGTGGAGCTATTCGTCCAGATGGTTGGGCTTATAGATTTCCCAAGACTAATACCACCATATTATATTATTGGTCAGCTAGCTTAAGTGATTTGCAGCCACTTAACATCTCAGACAAGCTGTCAAACGTTGCCATGCATTTAGACCGACCCCCAGCTTTCATGAGTCGGTTCCTCCATCGCTTTGATGTTTTGGTTCTTAATACAGGACACCACTGGAACAGGGGGAAGCTTACTGCGAACAGGTGGATAATGCATGTTAATGGAAAGCCAAATGAAGACAAGCAGATTGAAGTAATTGCAAATGCCAAAAACTTAACAATCTACAGTATAGCCAGATGGCTTGATTTGCAGCTTGTTTCTCATCCTCGGCTCAAAGCTTTCTTCAGGACTATATCTCCTAGGCATTTTTTCAATGGGGATTGGAACACTGGTGGAAGCTGTGATAACACTATCCCTTTAACCAATGGAAGTGAGGTCATGCAAGAAGGGTCTACTGATACAACTATTGAAGGTGCTATAAAGGGTACAAAGATTAAAATACTGGACGTAACTGCCCTTTCGCAATTGAGGGATGAGGCTCACATGTCGCGCTACAATTTTAGAGGAACTCTTAATTCAAGTGACTGCTTGCACTGGTGCCTACCTGGTATTCCAGATACGTGGAACGAACTCCTTGTTGCTCAGATATAG
- the LOC106780068 gene encoding probable methyltransferase PMT26 codes for MAQAKYTRIDNNNNKRSATSYLSTVTIVVFVALCLFGIWMMTSSSVVPVQNVDVSQDNKNEGQDQSGMKEQSEVQEQSEVTEQATDPSNKSSQQFEENQGDLSADATKGDSSAAPYKTFDEPEKREDKSDEQSDENPSVDTKTENQDSNVGERKSDSDESVKKSDSDESVKKSDSDESVKKSDSDENDKKSESDGTESKPESNENKQFDSYSDDKKSDDAGETPDRTEENVEQTGTKDSDENSDKKTDDTANNQGSTDAFPTVAQSDLLNESTPQNGSFSTQASKSNNEKESQESSKQSTGYDWKLCNVTTGPDFIPCLDNLKAISSLPSTKHYEHRERQCPQKPPTCLVALPNGYKRPIEWPKSREKIWYSNVPHTKLAEYKGHQNWVKVTGEYLTFPGGGTQFKHGALHYIDFIQQSVPDIAWGKRTRVILDVGCGVASFGGFLFERDVLTMSMAPKDEHEAQVQFALERGIPAISAVMGTKRLPFPGRVFDAVHCARCRVPWHIEGGKLLLELNRVLRPGGFFVWSATPIYQKLAEDVEIWTEMKKLTKAICWELVSVTKDKLNGVGIAVFKKPDSNECYEKRSTAQPPMCPDSDDPNAAWNIPLQDCMHKIPVNSTERGSQWPESWPARLTNSPYWLTSSHVGVYGKPAPEDFTVDYEHWKRIVSKSYLNGIGIKWSNVRNVMDMRAVYGGFAAALKDLNIWVMNVISVNAPDTLPIIYERGLFGMYHDWCESFSTYPRSYDLLHADRLFSNIKKRCNLRAVMAEVDRILRPEGKLIVRDTTEIINEISAMVKSMQWEVRMTYSKDKVGFLCVQKSTWRPSEFETLEYAFGKLST; via the exons ATGGCTCAAGCTAAATATACTAGAatagataataataacaataagcGATCGGCAACGAGTTACCTTTCGACAGTGACTATTGTCGTGTTTGTTGCTCTTTGCTTGTTTGGTATTTGGATGATGACGTCATCGTCTGTAGTGCCTGTGCAAAACGTAGATGTGTCTCAGGATAATAAGAATGAGGGGCAGGATCAGAGTGGGATGAAAGAACAGAGCGAGGTGCAAGAACAGAGCGAGGTGACAGAACAGGCAACTGACCCCTCTAATAAAAGTTCTCAACAGTTTGAAGAAAATCAGGGAGATCTGTCTGCTGATGCAACAAAAGGGGATAGTAGTGCGGCACCTTATAAAACCTTTGACGAAccagaaaaaagagaagataaaTCGGACGAACAGTCTGACGAGAACCCTTCTGTTGAtacaaaaacagaaaatcaaGATTCAAATGTTGGCGAGAGGAAATCAGATTCTGATGAGAGCGTGAAGAAATCGGATTCTGACGAAAGCGTGAAGAAATCAGATTCTGATGAGAGCGTGAAGAAATCAGATTCTGATGAGAACGATAAAAAATCAGAATCCGATGGGACTGAAAGTAAACCCGAATCAAATGAGAACAAGCAGTTCGATTCATATTCAGATGATAAGAAATCTGATGATGCAGGTGAAACACCAGATAGGACCGAAGAAAACGTGGAACAAACTGGTACCAAAGACTCTGACGAAAATTCCGATAAGAAAACTGATGACACTGCCAACAACCAGGGTTCAACTGATGCATTCCCTACTGTAGCTCAGTCAGATCTTCTGAATGAAAGTACCCCTCAAAATGGTTCTTTTTCGACTCAGGCATCAAAGTCAAATAATGAAAAGGAATCTCAAGAATCCTCCAAGCAGTCTACTGGGTACGATTGGAAACTGTGCAATGTCACTACAGGCCCTGACTTCATTCCATGCCTCGACAACTTGAAAGCAATCAGTAGTCTTCCAAGCACCAAACACTACGAGCACAGAGAAAGGCAATGCCCCCAAAAACCTCCTACCTGCCTTGTCGCTCTTCCTAATGGATACAAACGCCCAATTGAATGGCCCAAGAGCAGAGAGAAG ATATGGTATTCTAATGTTCCACACACTAAGCTTGCTGAATATAAGGGGCACCAGAATTGGGTGAAAGTAACTGGCGAATACCTTACTTTTCCAGGTGGTGGAACCCAATTCAAACACGGTGCACTTCATTACATTGACTTCATACAACAg TCTGTGCCTGATATTGCTTGGGGCAAACGCACACGTGTGATTTTAGATGTTGGATGCGGTGTTGCCAGCTTTGGCGGCTTTCTCTTTGAAAGAGATGTACTTACAATGTCAATGGCACCAAAAGATGAACACGAAGCTCAGGTACAATTTGCACTTGAAAGAGGGATTCCTGCTATATCCGCTGTGATGGGCACAAAGAGGCTTCCTTTCCCTGGGAGAGTATTTGATGCAGTCCATTGTGCACGCTGTAGAGTTCCTTGGCATATAGAAG GTGGGAAACTTCTTTTAGAGCTGAACAGAGTTTTGCGACCAGGTGGTTTCTTTGTATGGTCTGCTACTCCTATTTACCAGAAGCTTGCTGAAGATGTTGAAATATGGACAG AGATGAAGAAACTAACAAAAGCAATATGCTGGGAGTTAGTGTCCGTCACCAAGGATAAACTTAATGGAGTTGGTATCGCTGTGTTCAAGAAGCCAGATTCTAATGAATGTTATGAAAAACGTTCTACTGCTCAGCCTCCTATGTGTCCAGACTCCGACGATCCTAATGCAGCATG GAACATTCCATTACAAGATTGCATGCACAAAATACCAGTGAATTCAACAGAACGTGGGTCACAATGGCCAGAAAGTTGGCCAGCAAGATTGACCAACTCACCTTACTGGCTGACAAGTTCTCATGTTGGAGTTTATGGAAAGCCCGCCCCTGAAGATTTTACTGTTGATTATGAACACTGGAAACGTATAGTGTCCAAGTCTTATCTTAATGGGATCGGAATTAAGTGGTCCAATGTTCGGAATGTCATGGATATGAGAGCAGTATATGGAGG GTTTGCTGCTGCCTTGAAGGATTTGAATATTTGGGTCATGAATGTGATTTCAGTGAATGCTCCGGACACGCTTCCCATTATCTATGAACGAGGTCTCTTTGGCATGTACCATGACTGGTGTGAATCATTTAGCACCTATCCGAGGTCCTATGATCTGCTTCATGCAGATCGactattttcaaatattaagaaAAG GTGTAATTTGAGAGCTGTAATGGCTGAGGTTGATAGGATTCTTAGGCCTGAGGGAAAGCTTATTGTGCGGGACACTACTGAAATCATTAACGAGATATCAGCTATGGTGAAGTCCATGCAGTGGGAGGTTCGCATGACTTACTCTAAAGATAAAGTTGGCTTTTTGTGTGTCCAGAAGTCTACGTGGCGGCCTTCGGAATTCGAAACACTCGAGTATGCTTTTGGCAAGTTATCAACATGA
- the LOC106780071 gene encoding nuclear transcription factor Y subunit B-3, protein MEDESHNTLPNGFNSASPESPCLKTTNNTTTSTTSTTQNNNNNNHNNNNNHNKEQDRFLPIANVGRIMKKVIPSNGKISKDAKETVQECVSEFISFVTGEASDKCQREKRKTINGDDVIWAITTLGFEDYVEPLKIYLQKYKEIEGEKLNIPKQLRSEQRLQQHQQNNSNSSQDDNNQQFNGAYASTNLISQPPYVTTDQKFPLPFSPNSIQNHQIDSVGHWYE, encoded by the coding sequence ATGGAAGATGAGAGCCATAACACTTTGCCAAATGGTTTTAACTCTGCAAGCCCCGAAAGCCCTTGCTTAAAGACAACCAACAACACAACAACAAGCACCACCTCAACCacacaaaacaacaacaacaataaccataataacaacaataaccaCAACAAAGAACAAGACCGGTTTCTCCCCATTGCCAACGTCGGAAGAATCATGAAAAAGGTTATTCCTTCCAATGGAAAAATCTCCAAAGACGCAAAGGAAACTGTCCAAGAGTGTGTCTCTGAGTTCATCAGCTTTGTCACCGGAGAAGCCTCAGACAAATGTCAGAGGGAGAAGAGAAAGACCATCAATGGTGATGATGTCATTTGGGCCATCACAACCTTAGGGTTTGAGGATTACGTTGAACCCTTGAAAATTTACCTTCAGAAATATAAAGAGATTGAAGGTGAAAAACTTAACATTCCAAAGCAACTTCGTTCTGAGCAACGGCTACAACAGCACCAACAAAATAACAGTAACAGTAGCCAAGACGATAATAACCAACAATTCAATGGTGCTTATGCCTCCACCAATCTCATTTCTCAGCCTCCATATGTCACCACTGATCAGAAGTTTCCGTTACCCTTTTCCCCAAACTCCATTCAGAATCACCAGATTGATTCTGTGGGTCACTGGTACGAATAA
- the LOC106780070 gene encoding E3 ubiquitin-protein ligase RGLG3 isoform X1, with translation MGNAESSDSHADFHQRPRSSDGSSANTNHQYHQTPSFVGSSANASHRYHEHPSYDESSMNTSYRYHQPVQPSLYAGSLVNTKHQHKQQPTYIADNFSSLDQVVSALREAGLESSNLIIGIDFTKSNEWTGKYSFNHKSLHYIGNTPNPYEQAISIIGRTLSSFDEDNLIPCFGFGDAYTHDQNVFSFYPDDRYCHGFEEVLARYREIVPHLKLAGPTSFAPVIDAAVDIVERSNGQYHVLVIIADGQVTRNSGTPHGKFSPQEQATINSIIAASHYPLSIILVGVGDGPWDEMKHFDDSIAQRLFDNFQFVNFTKIMAENKDASKKEAAFALAALMEIPIQYRITQNLQLANEKSISHQRKRPFPPPKEVIDRDNAVLAVPKFESVEPSAPATVESACPICLTNPKDMAFGCGHTTCKECGVTLSSCPMCRQPITTRLRLFT, from the exons ATGGGAAATGCAGAGTCTAGTGATTCTCATGCTGATTTTCACCAGCGACCCCGTTCCTCTGATGGAAGTTCAGCAAATACTAACCACCAATATCATCAAACCCCTTCCTTCGTTGGAAGTTCAGCAAATGCTAGTCATCGATATCATGAGCACCCTTCCTATGATGAAAGTTCAATGAATACTAGCTATCGATATCATCAACCGGTTCAACCCTCTTTATATGCTGGGAGTTTAGTGAATACCAAACATCAGCATAAGCAGCAACCCACATATATAGCTGACAATTTCAGTTCATTGGATCAG GTTGTTTCCGCTTTGAGAGAAGCTGGTTTGGAGTCTTCGAATCTTATAATTGGTATTGACTTCACCAAAAGCAATGAGTGGACAG GAAAATATTCTTTCAACCATAAAAGCCTTCATTATATTGGAAACACTCCTAATCCATATGAGCAAGCGATCTCTATTATTGGCCGTACTCTCTCTTCGTTTGATGAAGACAATCTGATCCCATGTTTTGGATTTGGTGATG CATATACACATGATCAGAATGTGTTCAGCTTTTATCCTGATGATCGCTATTGTCACGGTTTTGAGGAAGTACTTGCACGCTACCGAGAGATTGTGCCACACTTAAAATTGGCAG GTCCAACATCATTTGCCCCTGTAATCGATGCAGCAGTTGATATTGTGGAAAGAAGCAATGGTCAATACCATGTTCTTGTCATTATTGCTGATGGACAG gTTACCAGAAATTCAGGCACACCACATGGAAAGTTTAGTCCACAGGAACAAGCAACTATTAATTCCATTATTGCTGCAAG TCACTATCCCCTCTCAATTATTTTGGTTGGAGTTGGAGATGGTCCATGGGATGAAATGAAGCACTTCGATGATAGCATTGCTCAGCGCTTATTTGACAACTTTCAG TTTGTGAATTTCACAAAGATCATGGCTGAAAACAAAGATGCATCAAAGAAGGAAGCAGCATTTGCACTTGCTGCCCTTATGGAAATTCCAATTCAATACCGGATAACCCAAAACCTTCAACTGGCCAA TGAAAAGTCAATTAGCCATCAACGTAAAAGGCCTTTTCCTCCGCCTAAGGAAGTAATAGATCGTGACAATGCAGTTCTAGCAGTTCCAAAATTTGAATCAGTTGAGCCATCAGCTCCAGCTACGGTAGAATCA GCATGCCCTATTTGCTTAACCAATCCGAAGGACATGGCTTTTGGATGCGGTCATACA ACTTGCAAGGAGTGTGGCGTGACATTGTCTTCTTGCCCTATGTGCCGGCAGCCAATTACAACTCGCCTGAGACTATTCACTTGA
- the LOC106780070 gene encoding E3 ubiquitin-protein ligase RGLG3 isoform X2 yields MGNAESSDSHADFHQRPRSSDGSSANTNHQYHQTPSFVGSSANASHRYHEHPSYDESSMNTSYRYHQPVQPSLYAGSLVNTKHQHKQQPTYIADNFSSLDQVVSALREAGLESSNLIIGIDFTKSNEWTGKYSFNHKSLHYIGNTPNPYEQAISIIGRTLSSFDEDNLIPCFGFGDAYTHDQNVFSFYPDDRYCHGFEEVLARYREIVPHLKLAGPTSFAPVIDAAVDIVERSNGQYHVLVIIADGQVTRNSGTPHGKFSPQEQATINSIIAASHYPLSIILVGVGDGPWDEMKHFDDSIAQRLFDNFQFVNFTKIMAENKDASKKEAAFALAALMEIPIQYRITQNLQLANEKSISHQRKRPFPPPKEVIDRDNAVLAVPKFESVEPSAPATACPICLTNPKDMAFGCGHTTCKECGVTLSSCPMCRQPITTRLRLFT; encoded by the exons ATGGGAAATGCAGAGTCTAGTGATTCTCATGCTGATTTTCACCAGCGACCCCGTTCCTCTGATGGAAGTTCAGCAAATACTAACCACCAATATCATCAAACCCCTTCCTTCGTTGGAAGTTCAGCAAATGCTAGTCATCGATATCATGAGCACCCTTCCTATGATGAAAGTTCAATGAATACTAGCTATCGATATCATCAACCGGTTCAACCCTCTTTATATGCTGGGAGTTTAGTGAATACCAAACATCAGCATAAGCAGCAACCCACATATATAGCTGACAATTTCAGTTCATTGGATCAG GTTGTTTCCGCTTTGAGAGAAGCTGGTTTGGAGTCTTCGAATCTTATAATTGGTATTGACTTCACCAAAAGCAATGAGTGGACAG GAAAATATTCTTTCAACCATAAAAGCCTTCATTATATTGGAAACACTCCTAATCCATATGAGCAAGCGATCTCTATTATTGGCCGTACTCTCTCTTCGTTTGATGAAGACAATCTGATCCCATGTTTTGGATTTGGTGATG CATATACACATGATCAGAATGTGTTCAGCTTTTATCCTGATGATCGCTATTGTCACGGTTTTGAGGAAGTACTTGCACGCTACCGAGAGATTGTGCCACACTTAAAATTGGCAG GTCCAACATCATTTGCCCCTGTAATCGATGCAGCAGTTGATATTGTGGAAAGAAGCAATGGTCAATACCATGTTCTTGTCATTATTGCTGATGGACAG gTTACCAGAAATTCAGGCACACCACATGGAAAGTTTAGTCCACAGGAACAAGCAACTATTAATTCCATTATTGCTGCAAG TCACTATCCCCTCTCAATTATTTTGGTTGGAGTTGGAGATGGTCCATGGGATGAAATGAAGCACTTCGATGATAGCATTGCTCAGCGCTTATTTGACAACTTTCAG TTTGTGAATTTCACAAAGATCATGGCTGAAAACAAAGATGCATCAAAGAAGGAAGCAGCATTTGCACTTGCTGCCCTTATGGAAATTCCAATTCAATACCGGATAACCCAAAACCTTCAACTGGCCAA TGAAAAGTCAATTAGCCATCAACGTAAAAGGCCTTTTCCTCCGCCTAAGGAAGTAATAGATCGTGACAATGCAGTTCTAGCAGTTCCAAAATTTGAATCAGTTGAGCCATCAGCTCCAGCTACG GCATGCCCTATTTGCTTAACCAATCCGAAGGACATGGCTTTTGGATGCGGTCATACA ACTTGCAAGGAGTGTGGCGTGACATTGTCTTCTTGCCCTATGTGCCGGCAGCCAATTACAACTCGCCTGAGACTATTCACTTGA